The Methanocorpusculum vombati genome segment CAGGAGCTTCTTCTCGGCAAGTTTTTCCTTACCTCCCGCAGCAGAAACTGCAGCAGCATAGGCATCGGAATCAGCATAGATGCGGACAATATCAACCTTAAACCACGCATTCGGATCGATGACATCCGTTGACTTCACCACATACTTGGACTCCACCTGGGATCGTGTCCCATACCATTCCTCATACCGGACTGTATTTGACGACGTGGACTCCTTCGCAACATATGACTTCTTCACCGTCCCCGGGTTGAAGGAGAAGTACACAACAAACGGAACCTGATCAACATTCACCTCAAACATCCGCGACGTTGAAGTGTTGTACTTCATGGTATCATCCATGTGCACGTAATATGCCGGTTCTGTTGAAGACACCGTCGGAACGGCGGTCACGGGAGTTACCTGCGGTGTTGGTGTTACGACCTCGTTGATCTGCGAAGAAATTGGAACAGTCTCCCAGGTGGGGGTCGGTACAGGTGTGGGTGACTCGGTTTCGGCAGGAGTTCCAACAGGAGTTGCAGCAGGTGTTGCAGCGCCGGATGATTCTGTGGAAGCAGGCGTGGACGACTGACCAAACAGCTGACTCATATCAGAACCGGTTCCGATTGCACCGGACATATAACCGAGAACAACCACTACCAGAACTGCCACAAGAAGTACTGGAAGAATACGGGTTGTCAACATATAGTTCTATTTTGCACATCACAGAATAAGAGGTTTTGGTAAAAACAGGCGTTGTCCCTCTCACAGAACATACGGGACGCCGGCCATCACTACGACGGAGCAATGTACCGAAGGCCTGGTGCCGGAAACAACGTTTGGTATGCCCTCCCGAAAACAGAGAAGAACACTCAAAAGATTATTCCCGGGGAAGCATAAGAATCTTGATCTGTGCCTCAAGAGATGAAACTTTTGATTCCAGAATCTGATTTTTATTGTTAAGCAGCAGAATCTCACTCTGCAGGACGGCGACCTCATCCTTTACCTGTTTAATATCCCTATGCTGAAAGAAGAACCGAAGCGCAGCCGTGATCGCATCTGACGTATTATTGTATTCACCGCTTTCGACTGCATTATGCAGGAGCACCTCGATATCCACCGGAAGTTTGTATGAGGTAGGTTTTTTGCACAAACGCTTTGGTGCGGGCATTTTTAATGTTATGAATCTGATATCATATGATTATTCTCATTTCCGGAAAAGCAGGAAAAAAAGAGAATGCCGGAATTATCCGATGACCTGCATCGAAGAAATACGCATTCTGGGAACAACTGCACCGTCAAAAACCCTGGTCTCTGCGCTGATACCATCAATCTGCCGCAGCATCTCGAACACATTTCCGGCGATCATCGCTTTTTTCACCGGCTGCACAAACTCCCCGTTCTCCATCAGGAACGCATTTGCAACCTCCACCGAAAATTCCCCGGTCAGGGGATTGGCCGTATGGGCACCGATAACCTCGCGGACAAACAGACACGGTTCACGGGTAACATCGCAGACATCACCCGACACCCGCAGACAGTGCGGGGAGATGTACGTTGCCCCGTTTCCGCCGCGAAGCGCATGACCCGTGGACGCCGTACCCGCCTGGGCTGCGGTCTTGCAGTCATAGAGGAACGAGGAGAGTACTCCGTCTTCAAGAATACCGCAGCGGGATGCGGGTGTTCCCTCGGTATCAAATCTTCGCATACTGTTTCCCCGGGGATCCATCGGCACATCCGCAATGGAGATCGACGAATCCGCAACGGTCTCGCCGAGTTTTCCGGCGAAAACGGACTTGCCGGTCAAAACATTTCTTCCGTTCACCGCCTCCGTAAACAGTTCCAGAATCAGTGAGTCAACCACATGCTCTGACAGAACAACATCGCGCCGCCCGGTTGGCACCGCGACACCGTTGCGGGATGCGGTTGCCCAGAATGCCGTCTGTTCTCCCATCTTTTCCGGATCAATCCGGGAAAGGAACGGTGAAGCGTCATACTCGTAACCGGTTGAACCGTCCGCAATTGCGTCAAGCCCGAGAGAGATCCCGGTCATCTGTCGTTCGTACCGGACACCGTGGCTGTTTGCAAGAACCGA includes the following:
- a CDS encoding TldD/PmbA family protein, with amino-acid sequence MHEVDIDAILRAGEKLADETEVLVLTFEDLSLEQREMAVAAVSEHAGTSIYIRTVTGGRIGVSATSDPTRWKDCLTAAVSSAKLAEPVEGWKGLPGPAALPAGDDPFDPHLSIDPDTASALLARMNEGATAHPDARVVTAGVSLSKGSSVLANSHGVRYERQMTGISLGLDAIADGSTGYEYDASPFLSRIDPEKMGEQTAFWATASRNGVAVPTGRRDVVLSEHVVDSLILELFTEAVNGRNVLTGKSVFAGKLGETVADSSISIADVPMDPRGNSMRRFDTEGTPASRCGILEDGVLSSFLYDCKTAAQAGTASTGHALRGGNGATYISPHCLRVSGDVCDVTREPCLFVREVIGAHTANPLTGEFSVEVANAFLMENGEFVQPVKKAMIAGNVFEMLRQIDGISAETRVFDGAVVPRMRISSMQVIG